Genomic DNA from Coregonus clupeaformis isolate EN_2021a unplaced genomic scaffold, ASM2061545v1 scaf3798, whole genome shotgun sequence:
tcccaaacacaccgcccgggcaacgaaggagtggcttcgtaagaagcatttcaaggtcctggagtggcctagccagtctccagatctcaaacccatagaaaatctttggagggagttgaaagtccgtgttgcccagcgacagccccaaaacatcactgctctagaggagatctgcatggaggaatgggccaaaataccagcaacagtgtgtgaaaccttgtgaagacttacagaaaacgtttgacctgtgtcattgccaacaaagggtatataacaaagtattgagaaacttttgttattgaccaaatacttattttccaccatattttgcaaataaattcataaaaaatcctacaatgtgattttctggatgtatttttctcattttgtctgtcatagttgacgtgtacctatgatgaaaattacaggcctctctcatctttttaagtgggagaacttgcacaattggtggctgactaaatactttttttccccactgtaggagaTTTCTGTCATTGTTGAAGGAGGTTATCTAGCAAACTTAACAACTTTTGTCATTTGACTGCCGTTACAATGTTTGTATGATTCGACAATGCTATACTCGGGGTGCGCTCTGTGCGTCCTGAGTGTGCTCTGTGTCGGGATAGCCTACTGCTGAAATGTGCTGAATTCATTGAGGAACATGATCATGCTCAGAATTTATGAATGGCCTGTTTGGCAATTCAAACCAATATCATTGGTGATCAAAGATAGTTACTCTATCATTACTAAATGTCAGTTTAATTTGCTCTGCAATCTTTACCTATTGTAGTTTCGCAGGCAAGCCGACAAGGTGGCGCACTGCCCCTCTTATTTGGGGAGAACCTTGGCATAGTGACCATATCTTGGTTTTAAATGCTTTAAATGGGCAATTCCAATTTTTCCTGTATTCCCCAAGACTCTCGGGATAAGTATGAATTATTCCCGGTATTGAAACTTGGGAGAATCCCTATACAGTAGTACTGAGTTTCTACCATAATGCAGTATCACAGTGTACAGTTTCTTACACAACATCCCTCCTCTTACAGGCATAACATGTGCCACACTCTTTTGTTTTCCAGTCTCGTCAGACTCCAGAGGGGGAGTTTCTACCTCTGGACCAGTGTGAGCTAGACGTAGGATTCGGGACGGGGGCAGACCAGCTCTTCCTGGTGTCCCCTCTGACTATCTGCCACGAGATCAATTCCAAGAGCCCCTTCTTCGACCTGTCCCAGCGCTCGCTCATGAACGAGGAGTTTGAGATCGTGGTCATCCTGGAGGGCATTGTGGAAACCACTGGTAAAAGCAGACTCTTTCTTTAATTCAATCTGTTCTTTAAATGGGCATTCTGGGGTACATCCATTTCTGGACTTTTAAATTCatgatatatagccattgatgGAAGAATATACAGTAAATGGCTCATGGGTTTAGTTCAACTGCCTTACCCCAtctgaacccaaaatataagcttgttaaGCTTGTTGATAGTGTATATTTTGTAGTCttgtttgtattttgttttcaaaacaataaaaaacaataaaataCATATTTCTCCATTTCTTTGAGGCAAAATATGAGGACTACCATTCCCagtataatcaaatcaaatattaagaGAATATTACATTTATctttaaccttttcacacgtaccaacaaacgggtgtgatcattctgAAGGGTtccctgcagcgtacgctcaaaccggtgtgattagaacgctaatttagaacgtccagtttcgattgacgcaacagtcagcatttgagctagccacactgttttttcacagaaacattttgcacaaacacagtccttacaaagttatgtcctgaatgtgaccaatttatttttggatgcaatgtttagacattcacagaagtagcaacagcataacacaatcatccaaaccggaaaatataggctacattagtcctagcgctaactgaggaaagattgatgtaacacaagcggtcatatttagataactctcggctgacagaaaccacaatatgaattagctaatagcaattaccaTTTATAATTCATCACATCATGGGTGTGCTCAACATTGatcgaaataattgagtaaaacactttctagaaaTCGAAAGTAAACCAACAATGGGTAGTTAGTGCGCGTCGCCAAGTTTGTTTTTCacgtcaaccaaagataataagaggagacaagatgagtttggtctgtttgcagtatgcatgctgaagggggtgtgtcgtctatgatcattcacttcccttcattcacttctGGAAGTTTACCcgaaagatgagtgaaccattccttcacctcattataacatctttggtctgacagacgtttacgtgacacagagaatgcattgtataatgtcaacaaacatgacGCCACACATAGCTGttaaatagcttagcattagctcattataatcagtacaaccttcaaaaaagtattttacacacatcataggtgtccattacaatctatgcaataatctgaatgcatgatttgtcaccagtacttgaaaacatgtgaatgaaactgtaaatacattatgctccatacatacatacagacttcatgctacagtagaaacgacaacacgatatacagaaaataaggcacttactttgataggaacgcacacatgtccaaagttattatttgtaaggaaaacatgGAGGCAATGTgagcgccagccagaaaatgaGCCAGTTCGTGCAAGACtgtgcaaatgtctgcatacttgatgtgCGGAGAAAATGGGGAAGGGCTCTCCTCAAAGAgggaagtttgtccggctcagtaaagcctcaaacataaaattgtccgcaacactgaaatgggctacttctatgtgaattaatgaggaggcggaacacacctcaattcaaactgttgttagaaaatacaacttgttagaaaataatttgaaattgacaagttgaaacatagcctatagataattagcaggcagtgtGTGTTAACTGTCCAGTTGCATAACAACCACATTTTGGAATAGTGtatgcattctgacatcacgtgcataaaacaactcacgctggggcgaccgttagagatatttggaactcacatgtgaaaaggttcaATATTAGATTAAATTATAGGTTTTCGCTTTCTTTTTTATCTCTGTCATTCTCCGACACTTCTCCCTCTCACTCTATTTCTCTCTTCGTCTTTCCCTCCCCTTGTCTCTGTGTCCTTCTTTTTCCATCTTGTCTTCTATGCACCTCTCACTCGCTTTAACTTCTGTTTTTCTCCTTATCTTCCCATCTGTTCTCTGTATTCCCCATctactctttctccctccctccctccctcgtcccAGGTATGACGTGTCAGGCACGGACCTCCTACACGGAGGACGAGGTGTTGTGGGGCCACCGCTTCCTGCCCGTCATGTCCCTGGAGGAGGGCTTCTTCCGGGTCGACTACTCCCAATTCCACAACACCTTCGAGGTCAACACTCCCCCTTACAGCATCAAGGAGCACGAGGAGAAGAACTCCCTGACTTCCCCCAACCCTCCACCAGGCGtccccacctcccctcccctggGGAATGGGGGCCAGGGCCGGGGCCGCAGGGAGAGGATGCTGTCAGTGGACTTTGCCGACCATGGAGAGGCTACCCAGGAACAAGCGATGGGGAGGCTGCCCAGCAAGTTACAGCGTATGAGCTCTTACAAGGAGGACCTGACTCATTCAGAGCGGAGACTTCCCCCTGCCCTGAGCCCCATGCTGGCCCCAAACCCAACCATTGTCCAGATCCCTTTGCCTGAGGGTGGGGGGCGGCAGGAGGATAACCTGCCTGCCAAACTGCGCCGAATGAACACTGACCGTTGACATTGACCGTGGACAATTGACCGTTAAATGACTATTAATCGGCGGAAACAAACAGACTCCCCAAAAAACTCTAAATAGATATAGGAAGCAATGCTTAATGGATAACGCAGTTTTCAACAGGAAATTTGACTACTGTGATGACTTTTAACTGGTTGAGTCAACATTgattcaatgtaatttgtcaacgtattgtgacgtggaatctacgcggaaaatacattttgttttgaggggaaatttcaaccacaggattatgtcatcatcctaaccaaatttcaacatagacaaaccttgtataaaatatgttgaatttgtacctttaaaacaacgtcagatcttcaacgttatatccactatcagaaaaaatactataggctgggcagcacgtcctactggagaattgatctatctacagctaccctttggtctcccatccagagtTTTAACTACGCGCAGCTCTGCCTAGCTATGATacttgtcactgactattaccaatgtgcaaTCGTgagtgagaatgattgttgagagatctccacttacaaactaaatagattcactgttgctatcaaaaTCATTCCAAAGGCTAGGTTTAACAGAAcaaatgaaatgtgaccatactttatcactcatgTATCATCAATTATGGTatttatttaggcctatatagcatttgcaacgTCATCAACAGCTAATGTTTCAATTCACTCCAgaattcaactaaaaatagacattGCAATAGGCCTAGGTTTTCATGCTCTGgttgatttaaaatgtaatgCTATTTAGTGATATTGAATAGTGTTTGGTTGTCAAAGCAACCAaaaatcaacatttgaaggagatgtaacttttaaagaataggactaaatcaaatcaaactttaaatgcactttaaatcaaGTTTGATTTGGTTTAGTCCTAtttagggctgtggtggtcatgaaatTCTGTCAGCTAGTGATTGTCAAGCAAttaactgccggtctcatggtaattgaccgttaattaacataaacacatttagcatcacctggcttccacacatagcctacaagccactgatgcagacctttggaacatctacattttaaaaagtctaataaatccatgtaatatagcctacaccatcacaataaatccattatttattttagacaggtctaaagaaatatGATATGAAGTAAgacatttcagaagaacagaatagcaaaCTCTGAGTTGCCCTTATGTTAGGCCCtaatctggctatgccatatggctgtgggcaatgctagttcatttagcagacacgatttgcttagaattccgtggcattattttatagtattttatagtatgaataatacaattgaacatagctgaataaaatagaaataatattttctccaaatgatttgagggagtgtgcacatgcggctattctgtgttgagtagtagaaacaggtactcctacaTGCTTactttagagttatttatgtaactttagttgtgatacaaacgttgggctatatgtttagatttttaatacattctaaggctgcatgatgtgactctaatgatgatttgaaaaaagatGCATGAaatgcatgagctctgctttaTTTTTTACGCAGGCtctacacacttcatcagtctctcattcataatttgacaagcacttgataatgccttgaatttcccggcagcatcccctttgtgtagccgtaatgccccctaaaaaaatccatgccttttacAGCCAGTGGCAGTTGTGCCCtagggctgaatataataattataattcccttctcccggctgcgtgctccgaagcacctctcactcacatggctctccgtcacatgatgaggctgatgcaacagatcagaatatttagcttaaaatgttgataaactattaggctatttcttcacattataagtgcagcaatgcgcacacggcagtaggctataagtgtgaatgttccattagaaggaaaacaccattctcaaaattGACCGCAAGTGCGATAATGCatataatgcttttattataaaggtgcattttgatggtgaaaattatcttccccaaacttgaaactcatcgtatgtatgccagttaggctctacactcgttgtaaagtggattaatgtgtttcattttaagaagttatttggccactttagttgtgatacaaaccttttcaaaacatataggcctacggACTAGACTACATGAAGtatgcgactatgatttgaagaAGTTGCAAAAAAGGCAGGCGCTCTTTCTTGCCTTAatctgggcatcattcacaagtgataatatatcactcacaaatgataggctaatattgtcacccatcagactattcttgatttaatcctgtctttacatatactaaataatatatgtgtgaaatttgtttttcATTTAGAATGGATCATTATCATGCAcatgtctcgaaacaggggcagcaaAAAAACAAGAACATGACATCTAGGCACTTAAATAGCGAAAGGAGGACACATTTCCCATGGTTcgttttcatgccagccaggtagtctatactcctgttgtaaagagaagcaatgtgcttaatattaggaaagttgataaataaatatagtaggcctagcctatagaaagctgatgggatcctcctctttttaattgacgccatcactctgttttctcacgctattgcatagcctatataaatgttgcgcaacatgagctcatgggctctcatgaagtttttgattagatttttgattacatttgcattgatgtcagaatgattagagggacaatagagtgctgagtaccaggcagttagcaagtttggtaggctactaatgaccatcagcagcatcagagcttggagaagcctaattactgtgactaaCGGTCACGTGGTATTTGACTGTCGTCATGACTCAtaaccgccggtgtggcggtaatacggtcaccgtaacagccctagtcctattctttaacttagatttttggttgagatggagacgtgaatccaacatatcaagtattaatttgtagacaaactggaattaaagctagactaagtcagtggcacataTAGAACTATCCAGGCAGAAGACACATcacctttaaatgttgatatttggttgcgttgtcaaccaaacacaatttaacattacttttgtaatacagtatagcctaaagttaaggctatcctACAAACCTTAAAattagtaacacatccatggccacattttgaggttccTGTAACTATacatgtcttcttatgtaatcatataaagtgTGTATGTTCAAGATAATATAGAATCTTGAACGGCATTGATTACTTGCACCATGTAGGCCTACTTTTAATTTAATCTCAACTGCAATGCatgtcatttggttctgctattagatgatgcacagtgataacacaataatctgctgtataaataaactaaatatctgacattgtattcccatttgaatattgctgtgcttttaaatggttgaaccTGCAGAGATAaacatttgggtgacaactaagCCAGAAATCAGACatagtttttccattggaatttggttgtgcttttagatggttgaaagaatagtgataacacattggaaattcaactcaCTTTTAGctatctttttgagtgggtgaatataggttgtaatctcactGATCAATGCTTTACCCAAATATTACTCAATTATCCCcgttgaaatgacatggtgtgcccagtgggctgctTTGTACCAAGTCGTCCATTGCCATACAATAGAAGGACAACTTGGACAACTCATCCAATTCGATCAGCTTTGACTTATTTTTAACAGGTGCCCCCATTGATTCTGACAGCTCTGCCCTTGTATTAATCTGTTACAGTTACAGTTCTGTATGCCACTTACACCAGTCCCACTTTGAATGATCCCCTTTGAATTGATTATTAATTGCTTTTCCTAATAACATAATGGTGCATTTCCTTTTTTAATGGTGCAACGTTATTATTATGTTTTTCTGACCTTATTTATGTATCTTAAATGAATGGATATAtgtatttattaacttatttgaGTTGTTTATTGATTACATTTTGAATTTCTTTTTTGTACAGTTTTTACAGGAATGTGTTATGGTTGCAGTACCTGAACTTGTCCACTATGAGCAGGTGTGAGCAAACAAAAGGTTAATTCTCGTCATATTGATTTATTGAAATTTGCCTATGATATTGTTGGGGGTTGGGGTTATTGATGTCTGAATTTATTATGAAAGCCTTTTCACGCTTCAAAATGTACTACAAATTACAGCAAACTAATAATAAATTATTTTGTTGGAGGTGTCACACATTTATTTGTTAATTGATCAATTAATTATTAATTTCTAAGTAATGACATCCCTTAATTAATTAAGTAGACCATTAACTGCTTCACTAATGTTTGTGCCACACTTGCCTTTAGGTGCATGAGTAATGTTTAAACTAGCATTAGCATCTCAAACATAGCCTCCCATGGCAGACAACTAACACTTATCACATTTGCAAGACCTCACGATTTGACCAGCAATATCATTTTGCCTGCCAAAGGCATCAATGAGAAAACCTGGGCCGTGTTCATTATAGGGTACGCAAAAGCAAACGTTTGAAAATGAAAAAGAGTGTTATTGGTTAGTCAAGGTAGTCCCTccttgtttcagtctgttttcttccattttggtgcctaatgaactcTACAGAAGACCACAGCTATCCTTTCCAACCTCCATAGATTTCACCTCAGGACGTTTGTGGGTGTCGCTTAATTAATTTAGTTGTCTGGAGGCTGATATAAATCATGAAGATATTTACCCTTTCTGCACTATGGCACTACCCTGACGTAACCTCACAAAATGGTCGCCTAAAGTCGTCagaacgttgtgtcatggtcctgTGGAAGTTTTTTCTAGTTCCCGGTTTGTTTCTGGGGACGTCCCCATGGACGATTTAAGGACGTTCTAATGATGTTGCATCATAGTCCCAtggaggtttttgtctagttcccgatTTGTTCTGGGGACGTCCCCAAGGAAATTTATAGGACGTTCTATGAACGTTTTGTGAAGGTCCCATGGAGGATTTTTTCTAGTTCCTGGCATCTTCCGGGGACAACCCTAAATACGTTTTTAGGATGTTCCCAAgacatatttttttgttgtaattGGGACGTCGTGTGATGTCATAAGTGAACATTTTCTAAGAGACTTTTGTCTAGTTCCCTCTATGTTCCTGGGATGTCATTGAGGACGAGGTCAGGACGTTTTTAGGATATTCTCAGGACATTCAGTGTATCAGTCATCAGGATGTTGCCTGATGGTCCTAGAGAAACGTTTCTCTATAACTAGATAcgtgcagcttctcttctgtcattacttgttGCCATAGAAGAGTAAATAAACCATTGCTCACCATAAAATATGGCATACattgatagaatgaatgcttcaatctaagtGATATCGGTAAAGTTCTCTTTCATCTCTGCTTCTCTCACgcagcaaagacgtttagggaccagggAGAAAATGCAAGAAAAAAAAGACTGGAATGATTTACCGTGCAacatttccaaatgacatcagtttgaccggttttaagggaattaaaagctgtgaaaacgacccaacatgtttctgataagatttcagttcggtctgaatgcatattttatgtggttgaaatacaatcagcttttatgatgctgataaagatggTACCTTTATAGACGGTCCCTAACCTCACAT
This window encodes:
- the LOC123490389 gene encoding G protein-activated inward rectifier potassium channel 1-like translates to SRQTPEGEFLPLDQCELDVGFGTGADQLFLVSPLTICHEINSKSPFFDLSQRSLMNEEFEIVVILEGIVETTGMTCQARTSYTEDEVLWGHRFLPVMSLEEGFFRVDYSQFHNTFEVNTPPYSIKEHEEKNSLTSPNPPPGVPTSPPLGNGGQGRGRRERMLSVDFADHGEATQEQAMGRLPSKLQRMSSYKEDLTHSERRLPPALSPMLAPNPTIVQIPLPEGGGRQEDNLPAKLRRMNTDR